Within the Spirochaetales bacterium genome, the region CGAAAGAACTAGCAGGCCAGGACGGCGCCGAGGAACTGGTCGCGGAGGCGCTTGAAAAAGGCGTATCACCCCGTGATATATTGTACAGGGGGTGCGTTGTGGGAATGAACGCAATCGGGGAGAAGTTCAAGCGAAAGGAAGTCTATGTCCCGCAAATGCTGATCGCGGCAAAAGCCATGACCGGCGTGATGAACCGTCTCAAGCCTTTTTTCATCTCGGGCGAAATCAAGGAAAAAGGGATATTTCTGATTGGAACGGTAAGCGGTGATTTGCATGATATCGGTAAAAATCTTGTGGGCATGATCGTCGAAGGCGCCGGTTTCAAGGTCGTCGACCTCGGCGTTGACGTGAAGCCCGAGACCTTTGTCAGGGTTATCGGTGAAAACGAGGGGTGCGCCGTCGGTTTGAGCGCCCTGCTTACCACGACGATGGTAAATATGGAAGCCACCGTCGAGGAAATAAAAACACGGTATCCACAGACGAAGGTACTGATCGGCGGCGCTCCGGTTACCGGAGATTTCGCGGAAAAAATCGGCGCGGACCTCTACTCGCCGGACCCCCAGGGCGCGGTCGAATACCTGAATTCGATCACGGAGCAGGCTGCGCTGTAAGGAGAAGCCGTGGGGATTGTAAGTAAATCAGGCAATACCATATTCGACTATTATATCGAGCGATCCGGCCTGAACCTCAAAAAGGAGGATGTCGAATACTCGATCGGTTACCGTAGGCGAGACACCCCTTCGTACGTGAGAGAGGAGATCGACACCGTCTG harbors:
- a CDS encoding corrinoid protein translates to MDKLLSRLALCIEMGKQNKSTPYPKELAGQDGAEELVAEALEKGVSPRDILYRGCVVGMNAIGEKFKRKEVYVPQMLIAAKAMTGVMNRLKPFFISGEIKEKGIFLIGTVSGDLHDIGKNLVGMIVEGAGFKVVDLGVDVKPETFVRVIGENEGCAVGLSALLTTTMVNMEATVEEIKTRYPQTKVLIGGAPVTGDFAEKIGADLYSPDPQGAVEYLNSITEQAAL